The Arachis ipaensis cultivar K30076 chromosome B07, Araip1.1, whole genome shotgun sequence genome includes a window with the following:
- the LOC107607120 gene encoding protein FAR1-RELATED SEQUENCE 5-like: MYVVLDKEKESWVVSRLELRHSHPCLAKKSVHYHEYQELTMHAKCVITDNDEAGIRPNKTYLALANEVGGSINLGFSEKDVRNYITRNLQCSDDNEDFHGMINYFVRMKEINPNFFYDIDVDDANKFRSTLWVDARCRASYEYYEDVVSFDTIYRRNRHGLPFASFVGVNHHGKSTLLGCALLGSEEISSFEWVFTQWVRCVGTAPRGIITDQCKVMAGAIRKVLPDTVHRWCIWHIMKKSQFKLGGYARYGELNAMMNHIVWNSPSTESFEADWVGFIKQFNLGQNRWLADLYANRRKWVPIFFKSKFWTGMRSTQRSESMHTFYGGYLYCKSGLVQFVHEYDNVLGNKEQKELEDDAADSKGVISCIGSTGIGRQFQRKYTSNMFRDVQLEEFVACDEEAIILQAALWDVMSKLTDYRASMRSTTVAASQNTLPTQSTGGAIVYDIQGPSRVKTKGRPKSKRLGAELDKSIKKSMQKRKRKSHPICDEVDLQSDNDHYGSLNKRFEDSTMWNSSDGGRFMHLLNSFRHI, encoded by the exons ATGTATGTCGTGCTGGAcaaggagaaggaaagttgggtTGTGTCTAGATTAGAGCTGAGGCATTCTCACCCCTGTTTGGCTAAGAAATCTGTCCACTATCATGAGTACCAGGAGCtgaccatgcatgctaagtgcgtCATTACGGATAACGACGAGGCTGGAATAAGACCCAACAAGACGTATCTAGCACTGGCAAACGAGGTTGGTGGGTCCATAAACCTGGGTTTTTCTGAAAAGGATGTCAGAAATTACATCACACGCAATCTTCAATGCTCCGATGACAATGAGGACTTCCATGGGATGATAAATTATTTCGTTCGAATGAAGGAGATCAATCCCAACTTCTTTTATGACATAGATGTTGACGATGCTAATAAATTTAGGAGCACACTATGGGTAGATGCAAGGTGCAGGGCTTCGTATGAATATTACGAAGATGTGGTGTCGTTTGACACCATTTACAGAAGAAACAG GCATGGTCTGCCGTTTGCATCCTTTGTAGGTGTAAACCACCATGGGAAGTCTACTCTTCTTGGCTGTGCTTTACTTGGGAGTGAGGAGATCTCTAGTTTTGAGTGGGTGTTCACGCAGTGGGTGAGATGCGTCGGGACTGCGCCGAGGGGGATTATCACTGACCAGTGCAAGGTGATGGCTGGTGCTATTAGGAAGGTTCTGCCTGATACTGTCCACCGATGGTGCATCTGGCACATAATGAAGAAATCACAATTCAAGCTCGGTGGATACGCTAGGTATGGAGAATTGAATGCAATGATGAATCACATTGTGTGGAATTCTCCTTCGACTGAATCATTTGAGGCTGATTGGGTTGGTTTCATCAAACAATTTAACTTAGGCCAGAATAGATGGTTAGCAG ACCTTTATGCGAATCGAAGGAAGTGGGTTCCAATATTCTTCAAGAGTAAATTTTGGACAGGCATGAGGAGTACACAGCGTAGTGAAAGTATGCACACATTTTATGGTGGATACCTGTATTGCAAGAGTGGGTTGGTTCAGTTCGTCCATGAATACGACAATGTGCTTGGAAACAAGGAGCAAAAGGAGTTGGAAGATGATGCTGCGGACTCGAAAGGAGTCATCTCATGTATAGGGAGCACGGGCATTGGGAGACAATTTCAGCGGAAATACACCAGTAATATGTTCAGGGATGTTCAGCTGGAG GAGTTTGTTGCTTGTGATGAGGAAGCAATCATATTACAAGCTGCCCTTTGGGATGTAATGTCCAAGCTAACTGATTACCGTGCCAGCATGCGTTCCACTACTGTTGCTGCGTCTCAAAATACCTTGCCCACACAGAGTACAGGCGGTGCTATTGTATATGACATACAAGGACCCTCAAGAGTCAAAACCAAAGGACGGCCGAAGAGTAAGAGACTTGGAGCAGAGTTGGACAAGTCAATTAAGAAGTCAATGCAAAAAAGGAAGAGGAAATCACATCCGATATGT GATGAGGTTGACCTTCAGTCAGATAATGATCATTATGGGTCCCTTAATAAAAGATTTGAGGATTCTACTATGTGGAATTCATCGGATGGTGGCAGATTCATGCACCTGTTGAATTCCTTTAGGCATATATAG